The Iamia sp. SCSIO 61187 genomic sequence GTCGGCGACCCCCGCACCCTGCGCAGCGAGGGCCTGATCCGGGCCTACGCCCGCTTCATCGACGGGCTCGGCGGGCGCTACCTCACCGCCGAGGACGTGGGGACGACCCAGGCCGACATGGACCTGATCCGGACCGAGACCCCCTACGTCACCGGCGCCAGCGAGTCGCTGGGCGGCTCCGGTGACCCGTCGCCGGCCACGGCGTGGGGCGTGCGCTGCGCCCTCGACGCCGTCGCCGAGCGCCTGTGGGGAGCGCCGGACCTGGCCGGGCGGCACGTGGTGGTCTCCGGCGTGGGCAAGGTCGGCGCCGCCCTGGTCGACCACCTGGTCGAGGCCGACGCCCGGGTCACCGTGGCCGACATCAGCGAGCGCGCCGTCCTCGCCGTGGTCGCCCGCCACCCGGGCGTCGCCGTGGTCGAGCCGGACAAGGCCCACGCCGTCGAGTGCGACGTGTTCAGCCCGTGCGCCCTGGGCGCGGTCCTCAGCGAGGCCACGATCCCCGAACTAGCCTGCGCCGCAGTGTGCGGATCGGCCAACAACCAGCTCGCGACGGCTGCAGATGGTCAGCGTCTGATCGATCACGGTGTGCTGTACGCGCCGGACTACGTGGCCAACGCCGGCGGAGTGATCAACATCGCCGAGGAGCGCCACCCCTCGGGGGCGCCCTACGACCGGGACCGAGCCTGGGCCCGGGTGGCCGGCATCGCCGACACCGTCCGGAGCACCTTCGACCGGGCCGAGGCCGACGGGACCACCCCCGCCGAGGCCGCCGACCGCCTGGCCGAGGAGCGCATCGAGGCCGTGGCGAGCGTCCGTCGGATCCGCACCTCCAACCGGGAGACCCCCTGATCCCGTCCGACCCCAGGAGAGCCCCTTGGCCCGCACGCTGCACGCACCGACGGTCGACGACCTCACGACGCTGCACATCCACGACCGCCACACCGAGCTGGGGCTCAGCACCGACGACCTGCTGGGGATGTACCGCACGATCCTCCTGGCCCGGCTGCTCGACCTGAAGATCTGGTCGCTCAACCGCATGGGCAAGGCCCCCTTCGTGGTCTCCTGCCAGGGCCACGAGGGCTGCCAGGTGGGCTCGACGTGGGCCCTGCGCGCCGGCCACGACCCGGTCCTCCCCTACTACCGCGACACCGGCGTGATGCTCACCCTCGGCATGACCGCCGAGGAGGTGCTGCTCGGCGTGTTCGCCCGGGCCGCCGACCCGTGCTCGGGCGGGCGCCAGATGCCCAACCACTGGGGCAGCTCGCGGCTCGGGGTGATCTCCGGGTCGTCCCCCATCGCCACCCAGCTGCCCCACGCCGCCGGGATCGCCTACGCGGCCAAGCTCCGCGGTGAGGACAAGGTCGTGGTCTCGTACTTCGGCGAGGGGGCGACCTCGAAGGGCGACTTCCACGAGGCCCTGAACTTCGCCGGCATCCACTCCCTGCCGTGCGTGTTCATCTGCGAGAACAACGGCTACGCCATCTCGGTCCCGATGACCCAGGAGTCGGCCGTCGACGACGTGGCCGACCGGGCCCACTCCTACGGCTTCGGCGGCGTCATCGT encodes the following:
- a CDS encoding Glu/Leu/Phe/Val dehydrogenase dimerization domain-containing protein, with translation MAIEAGSVFAHAAVEGFEQVAFCHHEPTGLKAIIALHSTVLGPGLGGTRFWPYATEAEAVADVCRLARGMTYKHAVSGLDAGGGKAVIVGDPRTLRSEGLIRAYARFIDGLGGRYLTAEDVGTTQADMDLIRTETPYVTGASESLGGSGDPSPATAWGVRCALDAVAERLWGAPDLAGRHVVVSGVGKVGAALVDHLVEADARVTVADISERAVLAVVARHPGVAVVEPDKAHAVECDVFSPCALGAVLSEATIPELACAAVCGSANNQLATAADGQRLIDHGVLYAPDYVANAGGVINIAEERHPSGAPYDRDRAWARVAGIADTVRSTFDRAEADGTTPAEAADRLAEERIEAVASVRRIRTSNRETP